Below is a genomic region from Desulfomonilia bacterium.
CGGTATGATCCTTTTTGGTGAACCCAGGGACGCCGCCAGGCTTTTCTGCATATTCCTGATTGTAACGGGCATCGTTGGGCTCAAACTGGTTACAAAAGCCTGACAAGGCCCGTGCGGCTTATTTCCCTAACGGCAGGTTGAGTCCGGCCTTCATGTACAAGTCAGAGGCATCCTGAGGATGTTCGAATTTCGCGTAGCAGGATACATATGCCGAGAGAACCTGTTTGCCTGCCGTGAATGTCCTTCCAATACCTCCTCCCAGAGGCACCGTCCATTGCTGAGAGCCGGGCAGGTTGTAGTCGCATTGAAATTCGGGGTCTATATACATATACCAGCCTTTTTCCAGGTTCACATAGATGAACGGCCTTATGTAGAGCCGGTCGACCTCGCCCCTGCTGACGGGACCTGCGAAAGAGAAGAGCCCGTAAGTAGAGACGCCTGCAACCACGTTACGGCCCGTGTAAACCAGTGCAGCTGAAGGTCCTGCTGTCCATCTGCCAGTCCCAAGGAGATCGCCAGTTGCAGTCGGTATGCCGATGACCGGCCCTATGCCCCATGAGATGCCTTCATGCAGCGAACCGGCCAGTAATGCAGTGATTTTCATATCACCAAATCCCGCCTGCTTCTCAGGCCAGGGAACATAGACGAGCGGGATGTCCGGTTTGACGATTATGTCCATTCCGGCGCCTGCATGAAAGGGAAGCGAGGCGCTGAAATCAAGCGTGTCCATCGTTTCGTTGCGGCCGGGTCCGTATCTGAAATATGCCGTGTCCTCAATTGATACGCTCAAGAGATCGCTCAGGGGGTTCTGAAGCCTTTCGGAAAGGCTGATAAGTCCTGTCTCTTCGCTTTGCCCATAGGCATTGGCGGTGAGGCAGAATAACGTAAGAATGACAAGGGGCAGCAGACGCGCCTTTATCATTAAAGTCATTTCGGTGTTTTTATGCCCCATATATTCTCGCAATATTCCCTGATGGAACGGTCTGAAGAAAATTTGCCCATTCTGGCAACGTTCAGGACCGACATTTCCGTCCAGTGTTCTTTGTCCCTGTAGGCTGATGATACCCTGTTCTGACAGTCGATGTATGACTGGTAGTCGGCAAAAAGCATGAACGGGTCGTAATTCAGCAGGTTATCGACAAGCGGTTTGAAAAGCTCCCTGTCTCCCCCTGAAAAATATCCGGAGCTTATAAGGTCGATTGCCTCTCTGAGTTCTGAGTTTGATTCATACCAGTCGCGAGGATTATATGCCGCGTCCTTTAGTTTCTTCACCTCTTCGGCCGTATTGCCGAAGAGGAAGAAGTTGTCTTCGCCAACCTCCTGCCTGATCTCTATATTCGCCCCGTCGAGAGTGCCGATTGTAAGGGCGCCGTTAAAGGAAAATTTCATGTTGCCTGTGCCCGAGGCCTCGAGTCCTGCCGTCGAAATCTGTTCTGAAAGCTCAGCAGCGGGATATATCCTCTGTCCGGATTTGACCCCGAAATCGGGGAAGAAGACGACCTTCAAGATATCTTTCGAAACAGGGTCGTTGTTCACGACATCACCCACAGAATTGATGAATTTGATGATGAGCTTGGCCATATGATAGCCGGGCGCGGCCTTGCCACCGAATATGAATGTGCGTGGCGTTGTTTCAATGCCGGGATTGTGCCTGAGCCTGTTGTATTGTGTTATTATGTTCAGAACGTTCAAGTGCTGTCTCTTGTATTCATGTATGCGCTTTACCTGGCAGTCGAACATGGATGAAGGATCCACAATGATGCCGGTCTTGTTCTTTATGAGTTTTGCCAGGCCGCATTTGTTGTCATACTTGATTTTCCGCCATTTATCGCAAAAGGATTTGTCCTTGGCTTGTGGTTCAAGCTTTCTGAGCTCTTCGGGTTTTGTCACCCATGTCTCACCTATGGTCTCTTTTATAAGGCAGCTCATGGCCGGGTTGCTCAGAAGCATCCATCTTCTTGGAGTGACTCCGTTTGTTATGTTGAGGAATTTATGAGGCCACATATCATGAAAGTCTTTCAGAAGCTCATTTTTGACGAGCTCGGAATGAAGCTTCGCAACACCGTTTATCTTGTGGCTTCCTATGCATGCGAGATTGGCCATCCTTACATGGCGGCCTCCGGTCTCGTCTATTATCGAGAGCCTTCTCACCTTTTCCTCATCGCCGGGGAACAGCCGTCTTACTTCTTCGAGGAACCGGCGGTTTATTTCGTATATTATCTCCATGTGACGCGGGAGGATATGGTTGAACAGCTCGAAGTCCCACTTTTCAAGCGCTTCGGGCATGAGGGTATGGTTTGTGTAGGAGAATGTGTTGACGGTTATCTCCCAGGCATCGTCCCAGTCGAGGTCGTGTTCGTCAACAAGAAGCCTCATCAACTCGGCCACTGCGATCGAGGGGTGCGTGTCGTTAAGCTGCACAGCCCAGATCTTGTGGAATTCCCGGGGGGATCTTTCCATGTCGGACAATGTCCTGAGCATATCCTGGAGCGAACATGTCACAAAGAAATACTGCTGGGCGAGCCTTAATTGCCTGCCCGAGAAGTTCTCGTCGTTTGGGTAAAGAACCTTGGTGATGTTTTCCGAATATATCTTGTCTTCCACGGCCTTGTAATAATCGCCGTGGTTGAATGCCTGAAAATCGAAAGATTCGGCGGCCTCTGCTTTCCATAGCCGCATCAGGCTGCAGTTTGGGACACGGTATCCGGGTATCCACATGTCATATGCAACGCCGCGCACTTCATGGTGAGGAATCCAGTTCACCCTGTAGCGGCCCGATTCATCGGTATAAGACTCGGTATGCCCGCTTATCTTGACGTTGACCGCCAGTTCCGGTCTTGGGATTTCCCAGGGGTTGCCGTCCTGCAGCCACTTGTCGGTCACCTCATGCTGCCAGCCGTCCTGAATTACCTGATCGAATATTCCGAACTCATATCTGATGCCGTAGCCAATCGCCGGGACCTCAAGGGTTGCCAGCGAGTCGAGGTAGCATGATGCAAGCCTGCCCAAACCTCCATTCCCGAGGCCTGGTTCATGCTCCTGACCCAGTATATAATTGAGGCTGTATCCCTGCGCCTTGAGCGCATTCAATACTTCATCGAATATTCCGAGATTGATAAGGTTGTTGCCGAGCTGGGGGCCTACCAGAAACTCTGCGGAAAAATAAGCCACCACCTTGGCCGCCTTTTGAAATCCGGCAACCATGCTTTCGGATTCACGCATGATCATCCTGTCGCGCACGATGTAGGCAAAGGCCATGAAGGCATCGTTCCTGGTGATCTTGAGTGTCGTAAGCCTGCCCTGCATGCAGAGCAGCTGGTCTTCAAACGCCTGTCTTAAATCTTCAAGCCCGAGTCCGAACCTTACGGAATCCTTCCTGTCATTATTTTTCTGAAAGAGTTCATTTTCCATGTTATGCTCCGGTTAGTTGAATTGAATGCCCAAGAATTTGTTCGGCCGAATAGCTCTGCAACTTGAATAAAACAGAAATATACTTGATTCTTAAACGTTTTTTTTGCCTGAATTATATTTAACCAGTTTTTCCCAAAGTATAGCACCATCAGAACTGCAATAGTCTTTTGAAAATTCAACGGTAAACCTGTTAATCACTTTCGCATATTCTTTATTAAATTCATCATTCCTTTGTTTCGCTTTATGTCCTAATGGTTCAATTATATCCGTATAGAGGAATTCGTTCCCAGAAATAAATTCCCAAAATCTCTGCCCACATAACTTGTAATAGTCACCTTTATCGGGTTTATTATCTTGACCGTAACAGCACCCATTGATAGCGATGGTAATAATATTAGAATTGCTTGTCCTTAATGTTTGTTTAGTCCGTTTAAAGTCATCTTTCATTTTTGCAATCTGACGGCTGTTTCCCCAATTAGGACCAGATTTAATTGAAATAATATATCTTTTATCTTTATTCTCGAATTCTAGATCAATACCAGTAGCTGATGATTTTTTCCCTCCATAAACCTTGCTACATACAAAAATAGCAAGACCTTCAAGAAAGTCTCCAAAAATACCTTCTTCCTGAGATGAGAGATGTGCATCTAGAAGTGTTTTAACAAGTTCCTCGGCAATATTTATGTTTCTTGCTTTAAATAAATATGGATTTTTTCTTGCGATTATCTTGTTTAATTTCAGTTTTAAAAGATTATCAATTCTTCTGTCGTGAAAACCTTTAATGTTATTTTCTATATAGCTCGTGATCTCAAAAATAGTAATCTTACCCATTAAAGAATAACCTCAGATAAAAGTAACTGTTTTTCACAAATATTCTCTTTGACCAAGGTAATATATTCTTCGAGGATATCAATTCCCAATGAGTTTCTGCCCAGAGATTTAGCCACTTCCAAAGTTGTACCACTTCCCATAAATGGATCGAGAATCCAGTCTCCTTCTCTTGAAAAAAGCTTAATGAACCATTCAGGTAAAGCTTTTGGGAATGCAGCGCTGTGATTTCTATTTCCTGTTTCAGTGGCAAGGTGCAGTACATTTGATGGATATGCCATTTCTCGACCAACCCAGTTAGAAATATTTTTACCGAAACCGCTTTTAACCTGTGAATTGAATCTTATAATATCATTTTTGCCTAAGTTTTTAAGTCTTGATTTTGCCCAGTCACCTATTGGAACCATTACGGCATCCTGATACATTTTGAATTGTTTTGTCTTATTGAATTGAAGGCATCTCTCCCATGCATCTCTGAATCTATTCGGCCATTTACCTGGGTGGCAGTTTTTTTTATGCCAGACAAATTCTTCTGTCCATAGCCAACCTTGTCTACGCATTTCAAGGATAAGTTCAATTACATATGTATGCCTTTCTCCATTAACAACTTTTTCTTTAATATTAAGAATAAAAGTTCCTGATGGTTTCAGTACTCTAAAAAATTCAGAGCTTCGCGGAGAAAACCATTCAACATATTTGTCTGGAGAAATACCTCCGTATGTTTTTTCCCTACAATCAGCATAAGGGGGAGAAGTTATTATCATATCAAAGGAATTGTCGGGAAAGTCTTTCAGGATATCAAGACAGTCACCATGTTTTATAAGGCATTCAACATTTTCCATAATATTTTTATAACATGAACAAGCATGGTTGATAAGTAATATTGTGAACCTTTCCTTGAAATAATGAAAGGAAACGGTTCACAAAAAATTATCCTTTCACGCCAGCGGCGCCCAGAAGCATTTTAATGATGCTGTTCCATGTCTTCCGGGGGTCGGGGATCTGTTCAGGTTCTATCATCTCGGCTGACATCTTTATGTCAGGCGTTTCATTTCCCGTACCGCCTTCATTTTTCAGGTTGAACAGCAGCCTCTTGGGCTCGCCCTTTTTGGCAGACCATGCAGTCCAGCTTGTGAGTTCTCCGCCGTTGGGGTCACCCGAATGCACGAAGTTGGCGTAATACTTTCTCATGACCGCAGAAAGCGCCTCTGCTCCGGGCAGGTTCTTCTTGTTCCATGCAAAAAACGCCAGGCTGGACTTGTCGGTAATGAAATTGCCGAACACGAAAGGCAGGTCCATCGCATGGCCTGCACCAATAAAGAAATCAAACGGCTCAGGCTCTTCATCCCACATGAACTTGTAGACCCATACATCATTCTGCCACTTCTTTAATGCGGCTACCGTCTGATCCACACCGAAGCCTTCCATATACAGCTGGCCGATCGCGGTTGCCGGTCCGTAAAGCGCCAGTATAGGGTAAGAGACCGGGTCAAGAAGCTTGTTCAAATCGAAATTCGGATTGTCCGGGTCATATGCCTGGGTGGCAGCCCACAATCTCTTGGGGTTGAAAACCAGCTGGGATATGAGGAGCCTCAGTTCCTCCTTTGTGCAGCCGATGATTACGGACACTTTATTATAATTTCCTTCCTTTATGCAGTCTATCTGCGCTTTGGGCACCACATAGCCGTCTTCGTAAACTCCCATCATGGCATCCGCCACGGTTATGCTGTCCATGGGGAGCGTAAACGGCCCGCAGTTGTCCGGGGGGTATATTTCTTCGATGGTCTTTGAGCGGAGATAAT
It encodes:
- a CDS encoding PmeII family type II restriction endonuclease, which encodes MGKITIFEITSYIENNIKGFHDRRIDNLLKLKLNKIIARKNPYLFKARNINIAEELVKTLLDAHLSSQEEGIFGDFLEGLAIFVCSKVYGGKKSSATGIDLEFENKDKRYIISIKSGPNWGNSRQIAKMKDDFKRTKQTLRTSNSNIITIAINGCCYGQDNKPDKGDYYKLCGQRFWEFISGNEFLYTDIIEPLGHKAKQRNDEFNKEYAKVINRFTVEFSKDYCSSDGAILWEKLVKYNSGKKNV
- a CDS encoding glycogen/starch/alpha-glucan phosphorylase, which translates into the protein MENELFQKNNDRKDSVRFGLGLEDLRQAFEDQLLCMQGRLTTLKITRNDAFMAFAYIVRDRMIMRESESMVAGFQKAAKVVAYFSAEFLVGPQLGNNLINLGIFDEVLNALKAQGYSLNYILGQEHEPGLGNGGLGRLASCYLDSLATLEVPAIGYGIRYEFGIFDQVIQDGWQHEVTDKWLQDGNPWEIPRPELAVNVKISGHTESYTDESGRYRVNWIPHHEVRGVAYDMWIPGYRVPNCSLMRLWKAEAAESFDFQAFNHGDYYKAVEDKIYSENITKVLYPNDENFSGRQLRLAQQYFFVTCSLQDMLRTLSDMERSPREFHKIWAVQLNDTHPSIAVAELMRLLVDEHDLDWDDAWEITVNTFSYTNHTLMPEALEKWDFELFNHILPRHMEIIYEINRRFLEEVRRLFPGDEEKVRRLSIIDETGGRHVRMANLACIGSHKINGVAKLHSELVKNELLKDFHDMWPHKFLNITNGVTPRRWMLLSNPAMSCLIKETIGETWVTKPEELRKLEPQAKDKSFCDKWRKIKYDNKCGLAKLIKNKTGIIVDPSSMFDCQVKRIHEYKRQHLNVLNIITQYNRLRHNPGIETTPRTFIFGGKAAPGYHMAKLIIKFINSVGDVVNNDPVSKDILKVVFFPDFGVKSGQRIYPAAELSEQISTAGLEASGTGNMKFSFNGALTIGTLDGANIEIRQEVGEDNFFLFGNTAEEVKKLKDAAYNPRDWYESNSELREAIDLISSGYFSGGDRELFKPLVDNLLNYDPFMLFADYQSYIDCQNRVSSAYRDKEHWTEMSVLNVARMGKFSSDRSIREYCENIWGIKTPK
- a CDS encoding site-specific DNA-methyltransferase, with the translated sequence MENVECLIKHGDCLDILKDFPDNSFDMIITSPPYADCREKTYGGISPDKYVEWFSPRSSEFFRVLKPSGTFILNIKEKVVNGERHTYVIELILEMRRQGWLWTEEFVWHKKNCHPGKWPNRFRDAWERCLQFNKTKQFKMYQDAVMVPIGDWAKSRLKNLGKNDIIRFNSQVKSGFGKNISNWVGREMAYPSNVLHLATETGNRNHSAAFPKALPEWFIKLFSREGDWILDPFMGSGTTLEVAKSLGRNSLGIDILEEYITLVKENICEKQLLLSEVIL